In Sphaerospermopsis torques-reginae ITEP-024, the genomic window CTTCTGGTTTTAGCTTGATCTTCTTCTTTGTGTTGAAACTTCCGTTCACCGCTAATAGAAACTGAATCTTCTGTAACTTGAATATCTAAGTCTTTAGCTTCCATACCAGGAACTTCTAACTTGAGAATTACTGCATCATCAGTTTCAATTATTTCCGCAGCAGGAATTTTTGGAACATTAGTTAACTCTTTCAAAGTATTAGGTATAAATCCTTCTACTAAAAGATTAACGCGACGTTCTAAGGTGTCGATTTCTTTCCAGGGATTGTAACGAATAACTGTCATATACTTTTACCTCTATATTGTTGGTTGTTTCTTCGTTTGAGTTGTTTTTATCAACTCTTTGATTATTATCTTAGTGAGGTTCAAAAATAATGTAAATTCGGTTTTTATCACTTATTAAATGATGATTACCGAACCGATATTTTCGATTATAAATATTTTCGGTTTATGCGAATATTTCTGGTTCGGTTTACACGACAAATATCAATTTAAAATTAACCAGATGGGTGACTCTGATCAAAAATTCACCTCAATACTTTTCCGTTAAGGTTTTCATCCCCCCAACCTCTCTTTCAAAGAATGCCTAAAAATCCGTTTGTTTCCCCTTTTTTCAGGGATATAATGGGGGATATCTAATATTTACAATACGTAAATCTCGTTAACCGAACCGTATTGCTGTGAGCTTCATTCGTTTATTGTTTAGTTATATAAAAATATATATAATTATGTTTATTTATATTTAATAATGAAAAAATTAACTGTAAATTATCATACCTGATATATTATACAAGTGCATACAATTTTATTGAATGATTACGAAATAAATCAAAAAACAAAACACATAAACAAATTTATACAATTTAACACCATGCTACCTATAATTACGGAATTTACTATTTTGACTTTAGTCATATTTTTTTCTCTTTCCCTGCGATACCTGATTGTATCTTTTTTACTATATTGGTTGCTGTGGATTCGCAGACCAAAGTCTTGGGAAAATCGTCGTCTTCAAGATATCAATAGACGCAAGAACAAAATCTCCACTGAAATTAAATGGTCAATTTTATCCTGTCTTATTTTTTCACCTCTAGTTGCTTTGACGATGAAAATAATAGAAACGGGACATACCAAAGTTTATTTTGATCCTCTAGAATATGGGTGGTTATATTTACCTTTAAGCTTGTTTATATATTTGTTTTTGCACGATACTTATTTTTATTGGACACATTTCTGGTTACATAAACCTAAAATGTATCGGCGGTTTCATAAGGTTCATCATGAATCTATTAACCCAACACCCTGGACTTCCTTTTGCTTTGATCCATTTGAGAGCATAATTCAAGCAATTATTATTCCCATTTTGCTTTTGATCATTCCCATTCACATTAGTATGGTAGTTTTGTTATTGATATTGATGACATTATTTGGCGTGATTAATCACACAGGTTATGAGGTTTACCCAAGTTCCTGGATGCTGGGTTTTTGGAATCAATATTGGATTACACCTACCCATCACACATTGCATCATCACAAGTTTAATTGCAATTATGGTCTTTATTTTCGCTTTTGGGATAAGTTGATG contains:
- a CDS encoding Hsp20/alpha crystallin family protein yields the protein MTVIRYNPWKEIDTLERRVNLLVEGFIPNTLKELTNVPKIPAAEIIETDDAVILKLEVPGMEAKDLDIQVTEDSVSISGERKFQHKEEDQAKTRSEFYYGQFQRVIPLPVPIQNTKVTADYKDGILHLNLPKLVEEKNKVVKINLGKN
- a CDS encoding sterol desaturase family protein — translated: MLPIITEFTILTLVIFFSLSLRYLIVSFLLYWLLWIRRPKSWENRRLQDINRRKNKISTEIKWSILSCLIFSPLVALTMKIIETGHTKVYFDPLEYGWLYLPLSLFIYLFLHDTYFYWTHFWLHKPKMYRRFHKVHHESINPTPWTSFCFDPFESIIQAIIIPILLLIIPIHISMVVLLLILMTLFGVINHTGYEVYPSSWMLGFWNQYWITPTHHTLHHHKFNCNYGLYFRFWDKLMKTDVMNN